TTAACCTTCAAATAATTCAAATAAATTGTTATTTCTTCAAATTCCAATTAAATTCTCATTTGTTCTATTATAGATACACTAGGATATGTTTATTTCGCTTTATCAATTATATCATGTTATCGTATAGTCTTTTCACTAAATTACGATATAATAAAATATATACCATTTAAAGGAGGTAATTAAATTTGAAGAAAATATTAATAGCTGTTTTAATATCATCCTTAAGTTTTTCTCTAATATCTTGTAGTAAAAGCAGTAGCAATGATACTAAAACCCCTAGTAGTTCATCTATATCTATTAATTCTCCAAGTACAAATGAAGCAACGCCAGTTACAATAACAGATACTATCGACACACCAAACAATTTTTATGCTATGGATTCAGAAAATATTTTTCCTGATTGGAGAAATAATAATAAATTAACATCATTTGATAAAAACCTTACAAATGGGATTAAGACAAATACTATATTTGATTCTATATCTTCCCCTAATTCAATTGCAGTTTCCGGAACCATTGTATATTTTGGAAATGCTAGTGATTCATCAGCACTTTACTCTTTTGATACTACTAGCAAAACTCCAACCAAAATATCTGATGACGTTCCTCAGAACATAATATTATCTCAAAATAACTTATTTTACATAAATAGAAATAATAATAACTATATAACAAAATATGATTTAGATAAAAAGACAAGTACTGCATTAACTCAAGATTCTAGTGGTAATTTTATTATTTCTGGACAATGGGTAATATATCAAAATTCCTCTGACAATTTCTCAATATATGCAGTAAAAACAGATGGTACTAATAGAGTGAAATTATCTAAATCTTCTGTTGAAAGCTTTATTATATATAAAAGCAATATAATTTTTGTTAATTCTTCTGACAATGATAAATTGTATTATTTAGATTTATCTACTCTAGAAGAAAAGAAGATATTTGATGTCAAAGCTGAAAAACTAAAATCTTCTAATAACAGTATTTTCTTTTTAAACAAAGATTCTTCCAATAGCATTTATTCTCTAGTAGACTCTGGCAATAACTCTTTTACAGACAAACAAATAACAACTGATTCAGTTATTGACTATTATATATTAGGTACTTCTATCTTATATCAAAAAAGTATCGCACCTGAAGAAAATGTGCTAATAGTTCAAAATGTTGTTAGTTAACTTAATTATTATAAATAATAAAACTTCGAAGGAGATAATGTACTTACAGACTTGTGTGAGTACATTATCTCCTTCTTATATAATTTCATATTTCAAACTACTTTAAGTTATTTACTATTTCCTTAAACTTATCTCCTCTTACTGCAAAATTAGGGAACATATCAAAGCTTGCACATGCAGGTGAAAGAGTTACAATATCCCCCTCTTTTGATAAGGCCTTAGCTATATCAACTGCCTCTTCTAGTGAAGCAACCATATGAACGGGCACATCAATTCCTTTATCCTCTTTTAATTTATTAAAGGTAGATTTAATCTTTTCTTTTGTAGCACCAAGTAATATAAGTTCTTTTATAAACATATATCCTTCTTCTGCTAGTGGTTCGAATGGTATATGCTTATCATAACCACCCGCTATCAATATTACTTTCTTATCAAAAGCTTTTAGTCCTGCTAAAGTTCTTGTAGGACTAGATGCTATTGAGTCATTATAATACTTTACTCCATCTATTTCTTTTACTAACTCACATCTATGTTCTACCCCTTTAAAAGTTGTAGCAACTTTCTTCATCGTAGCTATACTTACATCATCTTTTGTCACTAAAAATGCTGCTAAGTAGTTTTCCATGTTATGAGTACCTCTAAGTATTACATCTTTCTCAGCAACAACTTCTCTTTCACCTAGATATAGGATGCCATTTCTTAAATAAGCTCCATTTATCACTTCTTCTTTTGAGGAAAAAAAGTTCACTTCCCCCTTAGCCTCTTTTTCAAAACCATTGGTTATAGGATT
This sequence is a window from Clostridium sp. 'White wine YQ'. Protein-coding genes within it:
- the murD gene encoding UDP-N-acetylmuramoyl-L-alanine--D-glutamate ligase, whose amino-acid sequence is MKKDFNEFKKFIKGKNVAVVGIGVSNIPLIDFLLNLDAKVTTFDKKEENDLGDIAISLKNKNVKLMLGEDYLTKLKGFQVIFKTPGMRIDIPELVEAKEQGTYITSEMEEFVRYCPAKIYGITGSDGKTTTTTIVSKLLMEEGYKTWVGGNIGTPLFSKIEEISGADRVVLELSSFQLMTMDSRIESAIVTNLTPNHLDMHKGMEEYIESKKNIFKYQSKNDLLVINKDNPITNGFEKEAKGEVNFFSSKEEVINGAYLRNGILYLGEREVVAEKDVILRGTHNMENYLAAFLVTKDDVSIATMKKVATTFKGVEHRCELVKEIDGVKYYNDSIASSPTRTLAGLKAFDKKVILIAGGYDKHIPFEPLAEEGYMFIKELILLGATKEKIKSTFNKLKEDKGIDVPVHMVASLEEAVDIAKALSKEGDIVTLSPACASFDMFPNFAVRGDKFKEIVNNLK
- a CDS encoding DUF5050 domain-containing protein; the encoded protein is MKKILIAVLISSLSFSLISCSKSSSNDTKTPSSSSISINSPSTNEATPVTITDTIDTPNNFYAMDSENIFPDWRNNNKLTSFDKNLTNGIKTNTIFDSISSPNSIAVSGTIVYFGNASDSSALYSFDTTSKTPTKISDDVPQNIILSQNNLFYINRNNNNYITKYDLDKKTSTALTQDSSGNFIISGQWVIYQNSSDNFSIYAVKTDGTNRVKLSKSSVESFIIYKSNIIFVNSSDNDKLYYLDLSTLEEKKIFDVKAEKLKSSNNSIFFLNKDSSNSIYSLVDSGNNSFTDKQITTDSVIDYYILGTSILYQKSIAPEENVLIVQNVVS